A window of Danio aesculapii chromosome 16, fDanAes4.1, whole genome shotgun sequence genomic DNA:
atatatatatatatatacacagttgaagtcagaattattagcccccctgtttattttttcccccaatttctgtttagcggagagaagatttttttttcaacacatttctaaacataattattttagtaactcatttctaataactgatttattttctttgccatgatgacagtacataaaattttactaggtatctttcaagacacttctctacagcttaaagtgacattaaagacttaacttggttaattaggcaggttagggtaattaggcaagatattgtataatgatggtttgttctgtagagtctgaaaaaaaatttgcttaaaggggctaataattttgaccttaaaatggtttataaaaaatttaaaactgcttttattctagccaaaataaaacaaataagaccttctccagatgaaaaaatattatcagacatactgtaaaaatttccttgctctgttatatatatatatgttatatatatatatatatatatatagcaacgCATTCGATTAAATGTCTTACGATAGATTATGAAatagatttaaatatatatgtaaatgaaaATTATGTAATAGATAGgtagcactgtggctcagtggttagcactgctgccttgcagcaagaaggccacggtttcgagtcctggctgagccagttggcacttctgtgtggagtttgcatgttttgctctggtttcccccacagtccaaagacataggtgaaatgaataaactaaactggccgtagtgtatggctggaagggcatctgctgcgtaaaacatgccaaaatagttgctggttcattctgcagtggcaacccctgataaataagggactaagctgaagaaaaattaatgaaatggGTGAAAACAGAGGATATTATAGATTActgtttctattattatttttattatatattacaaatgCAGTGTACTATTATAAATCAGATAACTGTTTTACATGTTTTGACAGCCATTCTGTTAACAGTGCACTCTGACTTTTATTGCAGGTCTTTCATTATcactatataaaatgtaaaaataatgcaCGTGCATCAAGCATACCTAGTAAGTAAAGACTACAGAGGCAGTTACTGtgttttagttatatttattGGTATTAGAAACTTGAAAATATGTAACATCACACATCaatgatttaaaacaaaacaataagatCAGATTAAGCAGTTTAAGCTACAGAGATTTTTAGATCAATTAATCATGTAGGCATGGGCcgttaagattctgacggtatggtaaccttggataaaaatatcatggttttatggtattgtgattactgctctaaaatatcttctttttaaatgtctgggtaaaaaaactactttttcccatgtgaacacaatatatttttatttgagaaacatttaaaatattttggatcagtaaacacatcaggctacataatgtaaatgaatcattgacttctgtcttcattagtttcaataacacagatttctttacaatttaaaacagcacctttggatatcttttctgttggagatactgttgtcctaaaaaattatttaaaaaccataCACATatcttaggaatggtatagcagaaaatttagcggttttaaaaccttgacttttccaaaccatggtataccttgaaaacggtccCATGCCTAAAACCATGATTatgtaaaaaatgacaaatttcctGGAACATATTAAAGCATGTGagaaaattaaacatgaaaacatttaacatttcataataaaagtaataGCAATGGCACAATAAacgtttacattaaaaaaaaggcaAATTACTGAcaggacataaaaaaaaaaaatactagaaGTCCAACACAGACATCTAGTggacaaaaaataaaagtgtttttttattattattcaaattagcCCTTGGTAAAGATTGTCATCCTACAAAGAAGTCAATTACACCATTTAGGCTACTGCATGAATGTTAAATTATGCATAATGCTTAAATTAATTATGAAAATCTGTGCAAATGTGCATTCCAATCTGCAAACCATCAAAtagtcattttccttcggcttaagctgcggtcacacttgacttttcctcccatagacttccattcatactcacgcgaatgcgtcagactggaaacgtggggtcatgcgttaagtttcgcagttcgctgcggtgcaaagttcaagcttggtgaactctgacctgcgaaatctcatcacttgactgcatgagaccaatagaggatcaaaacaggacctctctggacagaaatttaatggagcaattgctcgcttttttaatgtctaatcattttgtttaaccccgccccttttcgcagcgctgtacgacagaatttcgcacacacaaagcccggtgtgaccgtagcttacgtccctttattcattaggggtcgccacagcagaatgaaccggcaacttatccagcatgttttacacagcggatgcccttccaactgcaacccagtactgggaaacacccatacacgctcattcacacgtatacactacggccaatttagtttattcaattcacctatagcgcatgtcttgggactgtgggggaaaccggagcacccgaaggaaaccgacgccaacatggggagaacatgcaaactccacacagaaatgcccagccggtgactcaaacctgcaacctgcttgctgtgaggcgacagaactaacaactgagccaccgtgctgcccaccaTCAAACAATAAAAATCTTGCTTGCAAAATTACGTTAACATGTAAGCCAGTTATTATTCATTTCCTGTTTATCTAACAATTATATAGAATCAGTATAATGTTTGCAAACATGCTGACTCATGATGTTCATTCATGAAGACAGCTCTCCTACCCTTCTGGTAAcgcttaatcattttaataatcttCCAATTGTCTGGTTCCATTATAGTAATGatggcaacaacaaaaaaaatccccaaaaaatccccaaaaattaaaaattccaattaaaaaatccaattaaattcccaaatgaaaaacaaaacaaaaaataaaataaaacgaaaataGGCTCAATGCTGTATAAGTGGCTTAACAGTTTAAAACCATTTAATGAAATACGTTGTTTTAACTGCTGTTTGATGAAGATTAGTGGTGTAAAACCATGAATGGAATAATTTTGAGAGTGTAATATATCTGATGATCTGATGGTATGTTTAGTTCCAACCAGCAGCCTCCAAACACTAACCATATCGAGCCTTAAGATCAGCTAGTGTACTCTCAGCATCATGTAAACTCAGAGGATAATCTGGAGATCTCAAAAGATGATGGTCAGACACTTCACAAGCTTTCACTCTTCTAAACAGCCGGTCCCGGTCCACATGCAACACCCACCCCGGCTCCATGTGGAAAGCTACAGACACATGATCCCACACGTAGTACACACTGGCATGAGGGCTTACACTAACACTTGCATCAGATCTGTTCACCTCAAGTGCACTGTTGTAGTCATCAGAAGGGGATTGACAGCGCCACCACATGGCTCCTTTATTGTACCAACAAACACTATCACCAACACCATCATTTGGAAGTCGAGGATAATCATCATAAAGATGTACTTCAGGAGGATGCACTACAACAGTGTACTGAATCTCTTTTTTGTAGAGCGCAGTGTCATAAATGTGCAGAACTGGACTGTCGCGACCACAGAACTGATCTCCATAGTGCCAGAGAAGCTCCTTGAGTGAAAAGGTGAAGCGGAAGTTTCCATAAGAAGATTCTTCCATGAAAGCCTCAGAGTTGGTAAAGTGCTGAAGAATGGGTGAACCATTGCAAATCTGAGCAGCACTTCGACGAGGGAATAAGGATGTGAGAAAACGATCTTCAGCTGAGAATATGTCATGAGGTGTGACGGATAAATTCCACCATAGGAAATAATGTTCATTGTTTTCCAATTCCGATGGCTGTTTGAAACCTGACTTAGCAAAAATTCCCCGAACACCATGTTCTCCTGTGACATGAGACACTTTCTCTACTTGAAACTCCACCAGTTCAGGATAAGCAGGAATGTAGGGCTTTAACAGGTAATCATTCTTTATAGacactgttttttttatgtttgacagACTCAAATGCTCTTTCTTAAATTGTGCGCTAGGGGGTGTCCGGCCATCTTTGTGCATCTTttctttctgaaagcaaagaaaaaaaatatataaaaaatatgtaggAGGGTATAATTAGGATTTTAAATGGTCAAACCCTTTAGAAactgtacaataaaaaaatagcaagaggataaaacataaatataacaggtggttttcaaactgtgggtcACTAATACTAACTCACAATGATTTGTAATTATTTCATTTAGTgtctaatttgtattaatttttctCCTCCGCACATTTTAGCAATAGGGTTAGGGGTTGAATTTGGAAGCTCACCACCTTTGAAAaactgaatttgtacaaattagccacttttctgacaatatgtaaaatagttacgttttcttcATGAGATCGGCCTGGTAACACAGTCAAAAAAGCTTGATCACACAGAATTCTGGAGATTTGTATTGCATGTCTTTGTTAATCAGTAGCACTAAATAATCAGCTATTGATCTCATAATCTTAACATATCTATGCAGCTGCTGTTTTGATACTTgaaagtaggcatgggacgataactagTTTccaccgcggtttggaaaagtcaaggttttaaaaccggacaaattttctgctatacggttcctaaggtatgtgtgagattttttatttatattttttgttgtttttaggacaacagtatctccagtagaaaagatctccaaagatgtctttttaaactgtaaagacatctgtgtttttgaaaccaatgaagacaacagaagtcaatgatttattttcattattccgcctgacatgtttactgctccaaaatatttgaaatgtttcttaaaataaaatgtattgtgttcaaacgggaaacaaagtttttgttttttacccagacatttaaaaaatagatattttagagcagtaatcacaataccatgaagccgtgatatttttatccaaggttctcataccgtcagaattttaTCCCAGCCCAGGCCTATTTTAAAGACTATCATATCTGTATTCTTTTTGACCTATTCGTATTGCAATCAATTGTAGAATGTATTTCATTCATATGacaaggaaataaaaaaatgttgtataatacttttatttataatagtttataaGTCTATAAAGTCTTTATATTCTATAAATAGtttgtaaaaatacttttaatgtcCTGAAGTTAGTACTTGCCCTAATTCTTCTAACTTGTAAGCTCTTGaatttaacaattaaatgaatatatgttTTAACTATCAAAGAAAAATTTTTGgtaaataaaaaaggttttattttaaaaagagcacatgCATCAACATAATGTTTACACTATTAATGTATAGTGTTACAataccatactatagtaaagttctAGAATTAAACttgtggtaattctgtagttgctgTGGTAATGCAACAACAATTGTAATGACCCAAACTTTTCTACAACTAACTTAAGATTATAGGGTTTATAATActactctacacagaaatgccaactgacccagccgggactcgaaccagcgacctttttgctgtgaggtgacagcactacccactgcaccactaaATCAGTAGCATTACTTTAAATGCTTTTCAGGGGAAGCAAAAAGACCACCTAGAGCGTTTGTTTTTGAGAGATTTGAAGCTTTTTACAAGCCAATTTGTTAGTTTCGGTTTGTACAGCGCGCGGGAAAAATCTCACTATTTATAGAGGGTAAACAAAATTCTAAGAATTTAGTACCTGAGCTTAAAATATCACTTGGACCATCGTGTAATTTAGTATTTACCTTATTTTCCGCTTGCCGCGCTTCTTCTGGAGTTCTGCTGTGCTGTGATGTGTTCGCTCGCTGACTGAACTGAAAGCTATCCAGCCAGAGTTTAACGTTCCCGCCTTCTGAAAGCTATCCAGCTAGGGTTTAACGTTCCCGCCTTCTGAAAGCTATCTAGCCAGAGTTTAACGTTCCCGCCTTCTGAAAGCTATCCAGCCAGAGTTTAACGTTCCCGCCTTCTGAAAGCTATCCAGCCAGAGTTTAACGTTCCCGCCTTCTGATTTGAAGCAAACAACTTCCGAGTCAATGTAGCACATTCGTGTAAAAAACACTGAGCTTGAAAATCAGTGCTGTTAACACAAATTTAATGCTGCGTTCCAGCCAGGCATGGGTTTTGGAGAACGTGGATGATATCTCTGTATTATATATTCAGGAAtcttttcagtttgtttgtttgtttgtttagaatATGAAGAGATTTTAGGTGtgagtttaataaaattttaaaaagcagataGGGTGGGTAACtatttgcaaatattttgttTGTGGTGAATGAAAAGTTTACcatgaaataaaaatttttatgTAGTGTtccaggattattattattactgttgttgttgttattaaaggTCTTTTAAAATAAAGGAATGTACAGCATtatcagaataaaataaatgaaactgaGTAGGCACATTATTGTGAGGTGCAGGAGCACTATAGAAGAgagattataaaatatttacacatCATGTGCATGGGAGGATGAGCTGGGGATTATATATGGAGCCAGATCcatcttaataataatacatttataaaataaaattcatgcatgcacagcacaatttacatttatattatgaaTATGTACATTTTTGTTCCATGGTTGACTGGAATCCATatagggttgttgctagatcagatatggttgcgccTTGAAGTTTAGGAAAatgatttataatatttattaaatttcctattaattgaATTTTGTATTGTCTACctctaccctaaccctaaacccatcacagtactgtaaaaatattaattattgttatacagtgtcataaaaaaatgctgctatattgatgtgcatatcgcacctCGGCCGTACAATGTTCTTTCAATTTCAACAGTTTACACAGGCATGACAATCCATAATATGAAGGGTTTATAAGAGTAAAAAATTTATGAGGACGTAACATCTCAATTGAAGATGTTTATTCAGCATAGCAGTATCAAAGTACATGGCAGTGCCCATTCAGCAAAGTCAGAATGAACCCTGAACATTCTTATACTCATTTCATGTCGTTTTATACAGTTAGTTTactgcatttaaatgtaaatgaagatCCTTCTTAGCTGTCGTCACAGCTGTGATCTATGTGTTAACTAAATTTCGACACCCCATACTAGTCTGGGATGGTTCTCTGTGTCCCACATCCATCCCCATTCTACAGTTGGTAACCATTTGCTCAATATGTGATCGTCACAATAAGTGCAGTGAGAGCCTTTTTGGCAAAATGAGCATCAACACACAGTTAAGAGTGGAAGTTGGGTCGAGGCGCACTATTTTCATTCATAAGCCATTATTTGGGTTTCTGCATACAtgttttcagattatttctcAAATCCTAAAAAACaagagtaaaaaaatataaacaagaaAATGTTTGAGGAAAAATTTCCAGCAGATCTAAAAAATTCCAGTTCACTGTCACTTTTAAGTtcaagtgttttatatttacaacAGTGAATAACAGTGAATAATGCATATTGGGTTAACAATAATCTCTTATAActaaaaaaaaaggcattttaatCAAAACTAACAGTAATTACATGATTATATGCTACTGTATTTTATAAAGCATTTGATTGGACTACATTGTGTTTAGCTTCAAGTCTTAGGCTAGCCCTACAGCTTAAAGATCAGCTAATACATGCTGGGCCTCGTTAAAACTCAGTGGAGTCTCCGGAGGTCTCAGAAGACAAGGTGGAATCACTTCACAAGCAGTCACCCTTTTTAACAGTCTGTCCCGGTTCACGTGCAACACCCATTCTGGCTCCATGTGGAAAGCTACACACACATGATCCCACACGTAGTATTCTTCTTTGTAATGAAAGCTCACGTCAACATTTTTTTCAAACCTGTACACATCAAGCTTGAGCTTGTAGGTTTCAGAAGGGGCCTGACAGCGCCACCACATGGCTCCATCGTAGTACCCACACACATCATCCCCCTGATCAGGAAGTCGACGATAACTCTCATAAAGATGATTTTTGTCACGAGGGTGTACTACAATCTTATAGACAATCTCTCGCCGGTAGAGTGCCGTCTCATAAACGCGCAGAACTGGACTGTGGCCACCACAGAACTGATCTCCGTAGTGCCAGAGAAGCTCCTTCAATGAAAAGGTGAAGCGGAAGTTTCCATAGGAAGAATCCTTCTGGAAGGCCTTTGAGCTGGTGAATTGCTTTAAGAAGGGTGATTGGTTGCGAATCTGAGCAGCACTTCGACGAGGGAATAAGGACATGAGAAAAGCCTCTTCAGCTGAGGATATTTCATCAGATGTGACGGATAGATCCCACCAGAGAAAATTGTGCTGGTCATTATCCACCAGCTCTGATGGCTGTCTGAACCCTGAATCTGTAAAAATCCCCCGAACACCACGTTCTCCTGTGACATGAGACACTTTATCAACATGAAACTTCACAGATTTAGGATAGGCAGGAATGTTGTGCTTACGCAGGTACCCGTTCTCTACAGACTCCTTTTTCAAGTCTGAGAGACTCAAATGCACTCCCTCAAAGTAAGTCTCTGTGACATTGCGATTATTTCTGCGCTTCATTTCTTTTCTGAAACAGAGAGAAACATAAGGGGTAGTAACCCAATAACAGTTTGacttttgaacaaaaaataatgagtaggctacaaaaataaatgatctttcaAAAACCGAAAATGTTTCTAGGGTTTAAGGTCTGCTGAACACTGTGTGGAGTTCATAagtcaaacaaactaaaaacaaacacaattactTGTCAGTTTCAGTGTCAGTTTTCACCCACCATCAATgcttgatggaaacgccaagatacGCATACATTTCAAAGATATGCATACAAAATGTGTGcgaactacaatggaaacacttttacagcaTAAATTacagtacactttaaaaaatcctggttgccttacatttttaagctgagtCAAATTAACCTTGAGTCCACTGAACGTAAAGAAGCCTATGTTAgtctgacttaaaacagcttgtgtaatttataaaattaagttagaacatgattaacttagtttaataagttacgataccttaaaaacatatgctgtcaggacaaactgatctttttttttacagaacaggcctatgtgcattaaaaaagtgtgTAATCAATTGTGTGATAGGACGCAATAATGGACAAACCTGCGtccgaccacattgtaaaacatctgaaatgttgtggTCATTCTGCAATGCcttaaagatgcagtaggtgatcttccaaaatgctaaccggttagcataatgtCTTTGAAACACAATCCCGTCAAAAGCCTCGCCTCCTTAAATCTCGAATGCGCATATTAAAGATGACcatagacaacccactagatcatgtcaatcgccagttaaaaaaacattacagtactttataatactacagtagagtatatgcagagctagagtttcttcccatactgataaacttccggtaaacggataatgtgacttttttcaatattatacgatttcttttacagcatcaatgttgtaaggtaattaaaatataataacagtctttgccattcatttagttgctcaagcgtaaaacaagatgaaaagcgGTTTACACACACGCGCCCATCAGGactagcaggctagcgcagaagctccattaaatatataggggtaaaataaatgttcatattttaaagacatggcggggggaaatgtaatttaatgcagtgcttcttgtacaatctgagatccactttatatcggatatcactcagccagtggagattgctgatttttaaagaaaacagaccttaaacacactgaatttgtaatggcatacagttcaccagaagcgcttgacccaggttactgacaaattaaaagtccttctgcatactttcgcatataccctattctgaacgaaaactgtattatatgtagcacgttttcagttgtgtagcaagcaaaacttgtcataatgtacAATATtgcatgcatgcaaggatcactgGCCTCACTATCTCACATACTTTGTCTTAGACAGGGGTGGATTCAAGTGAAGTAAGCAgtcgcttagggccccaggaaatttgAGGGCCcttaataaatatctagaagtatagaTTATACAC
This region includes:
- the LOC130243239 gene encoding uncharacterized protein LOC130243239; this encodes MHKDGRTPPSAQFKKEHLSLSNIKKTVSIKNDYLLKPYIPAYPELVEFQVEKVSHVTGEHGVRGIFAKSGFKQPSELENNEHYFLWWNLSVTPHDIFSAEDRFLTSLFPRRSAAQICNGSPILQHFTNSEAFMEESSYGNFRFTFSLKELLWHYGDQFCGRDSPVLHIYDTALYKKEIQYTVVVHPPEVHLYDDYPRLPNDGVGDSVCWYNKGAMWWRCQSPSDDYNSALEVNRSDASVSVSPHASVYYVWDHVSVAFHMEPGWVLHVDRDRLFRRVKACEVSDHHLLRSPDYPLSLHDAESTLADLKARYG
- the LOC130243243 gene encoding uncharacterized protein LOC130243243, which gives rise to MKRRNNRNVTETYFEGVHLSLSDLKKESVENGYLRKHNIPAYPKSVKFHVDKVSHVTGERGVRGIFTDSGFRQPSELVDNDQHNFLWWDLSVTSDEISSAEEAFLMSLFPRRSAAQIRNQSPFLKQFTSSKAFQKDSSYGNFRFTFSLKELLWHYGDQFCGGHSPVLRVYETALYRREIVYKIVVHPRDKNHLYESYRRLPDQGDDVCGYYDGAMWWRCQAPSETYKLKLDVYRFEKNVDVSFHYKEEYYVWDHVCVAFHMEPEWVLHVNRDRLLKRVTACEVIPPCLLRPPETPLSFNEAQHVLADL